TTTTAACCATTCTTCATCATTACGATCAGGGAAGTCAGGCTTATAATGAGCACCGCGACTTTCGTTTCTGTTATATGCACCAATCGTTACTACACGTGATAATTGTAGCATGTTTTGAAGTTGACGAGTAAATGATGCACCTTGGTTACTCCATTTGGCTGTATCATTAATATTAATATTATCAAAACGTTCGATAAGTTCTTGTATTTTTTCATCTGTTTTTAGTAGCTTATCATTGTGCCTAACAACCGTTACATTATCAGTCATCCATTCCCCAAGTTCTTTATGAAGAATATAAGCATTTTCATTACCATCAAGATTTAAAATATTATTCCATTTTTCAGTTTCTTGCTTCTCAAAGCTTTCAAATAAAGTAGAGGATATATCTTCAGCACTCTTCTCAAGACCATTAATATATTCAACAGCTTTTGGCCCAGCTACCATACCACCATAAATTGCTGACAGTAATGAATTTGCACCAAGGCGGTTAGCCCCATGTTGAGAATAATCACATTCTCCTGCAGCAAATAGGCCAGGTACATTTGTCATTTGATTATAATCTACCCATAAACCACCCATTGAGTAATGAACAGCAGGGAAGATCTTCATCGGTAATTTACGTGGATCATCACCCATAAATTTTTCGTAAATTTCAATGATACCACCAAGCTTAACATCAAGCTCTTTAGGATCTTTATGTGATAGGTCTAAATAGACCATGTTTTCTCCATTTATTCCTAGTTTTAAATCAACACACACATGGAATATTTCACGTGTTGCAATATCTCGTGGAACAAGATTTCCGTATGCAGGATATTTTTCCTCAAGGAAATACCACGGCTTTCCATCCTTATACGTCCATACACGTCCACCTTCGCCACGTGCTGATTCACTCATCAGTCTCAGCTTATCGTCACCAGGGATAGCTGTTGGATGAATTTGAATAAACTCACCATTCGCGTAGCTCACACCTTGTTGATAAACAATCGATGCTGCTGATCCAGTATTAATGACTGAGTTAGTTGACTTCCCAAAAATGATTCCAGGTCCACCAGTCGCTAAAATAACTGCATCGGCTTTAAATGATTTAATGTCCATTGTTTTTAAATCTTGACCGACGATACCACGGCAAGTCCCATCGTCATCAATGACAGACCCTAAAAATTCCCATCCTTCATATTTCGTTACAAGTCCACTCACTTCGTGGCGACGAACTTGCTCATCTAATGCATATAGCAGCTGCTGTCCAGTCGTTGCACCAGCAAATGCCGTTCTATGATGCTGCGTTCCACCAAATCTACGGAAGTCTAATAATCCTTCTGGTGTACGGTTAAACATAACGCCCATACGATCTAATAAATGTATAATACCAGGTGCAGCATCACACATTGCTTTTACCGGTGGCTGATTTGCTAGAAAGTCCCCACCATAAACTGTATCATCGAAATGCTCCCATGGTGAATCTCCTTCACCTTTTGTATTTACGGCACCGTTAATACCACCTTGTGCACATACAGAGTGAGAACGTTTAACTGGTACTAATGAAAATAGATCAACCGCTACTCCTGCTTCTGCAGCTTTAATTGTTGCCATTAAGCCAGCTAGCCCACCGCCGACTACAATGATTTTTCCGTTACTCAAAGTGACTCACCCCTTTAATTGCTTACTTAGATTCAAGTGAATGCTAAAATCGTACGAATACCTACATATGAAAGTGCTACAAACACACCGATCGTTACATAAGTAGAGATTTGTTGTGAACGGGGAGTTACGGTAATTCCCCAACTAACTAGGAATGACCATAATCCATTTGCAAAATGAAAAATAGTTGAAATAACACCAACGATATAAAAACCAAGCATGATAGGGCTTTCTAAAATATTCGCCATCATATCATAATTAACTTCTGCACCGAAAGCTGCTTGAACTCGGGTTTGATAAACATGCCAAGTAATGAATATTAACGTAATAACCCCTGATATACGTTGTAATAGGAACATCCAGTTTCTGAAAAAACTATAATTGCTTACATTATTTTTAGCTGTGAAAGCAATATACAGCCCGTATATCGCATGAAATAAAATAGGAAGAAAAATGACAAAAGCCTCTAAAACATAGCGATATGGCAGACCTTCCATAAAGTGAGCCGCTTTATTAAACGCCTCCGGACCTCTTGTCGCAAAGTAATTCACAGTTAAATGCTGAATTAAAAATATCCCTACTGGAATGACTCCTAATAGTGAATGTAATCTGCGATAAAAGAATTCACGATTATTTTCCACAGTTATACCCCCCTTGAGTTGAATCATTTTTTTGAAAAATTAAAACAAAAGTAAAATAAAATAAAATCCCATCCCCATTACTTATGATGAGGAAAAAATAAAAAATGAATAGATTGCATTTTTTATCAATATAATGTAACAAATTTATTGTACTCTCAACATTATCAAGCGTCAAGAAAACGTGTTCATAAAATATTCATGAATTTTCTTTTTTTTCGTCATAATCAATCAAATTTCACCGTAATTTTCCATAATACGGTGAACCACTCTTCATAAAAGACGAACAATCTGTATCCTTAAAAGTTTTCATTAAAAGTAAACAAAAAACTTATACCTTAATGCTGCTATTGTTATATAATAATTTGGTGAAGAGGGGGTCAAAATGAAAGACTTAATCTATACCGAAGAACATACAGAAGAAAACAATACATCCGTACCTGCTTTTGGGTTAGAAATCTATAGAGAACATGTGCTTCCGAATATTTTTCGAAAAGAATTATCATTTATTATGTATTTATCAGGAAAAGATCTAGCAAGAAAATTTCCATGTAATAATATTGATGAAATCATTTCATTTTTTCATGAGGCTGGATGGGGGAACTTATCCACTGTAAAAGAAACGAAAAACGAGCTACACCTCGAATTAAATGGACATCTTGTTGAAAAGCGCTTATCATCTGACAATATAACCTTTCAACTGGAAGCTGGTTTTTTAGCGGAACAAATTCAAGGACAAAAACAAATGATTACAGAAGCTTATGAGCAGCAAAAGCCTCGATCTAAAAAGGTGATTTTCACTGTAAAATGGGATAGGCTTGATATCATTTCTTCATAAACAGCCAGCTCTTCATTAATCATTATATTTAATGTAGAGTCGCTCTTTTCGTAAACTCTAAACTAGAAGATAAAGATGTTGTTGTACGCAACAATCATCGTTTTATAGAAGAAAAGATACTATGAAATAGGTACGAAAAACAACAATCTATGTGAAAGCCGTCATTAAAAAAGACAAATCTGTTTGTTATTTCTTAGTACGATAAATTTGCTATTTTAACGATAGAGACCCTGACGAATATACATCAGGGTCTCTTCTCAGTTTTGGCTCCTTATGGTTTATGATTGTCATCGATATCATAAACATAAATGATATGAATCATTGAGCGTAACAGTAGTTAATTCCTAAATGATAACCTTTTATTACTCTTTGTCGTTCATCTTGTTATAAATTTCTTTAGCTACATTAATTGGAATCTGTGCTTTTTGAAGATCTTCAACGGTTGCTTCTTTTAACTTTTTAATTGAGCCAAAATGCTTAAGAAGTGCTTTTTTCCGTTTTTCACCAACACCTGGGATATCATCAAGTATAGATTTAAAAACAGATTTACTTCTTATTTGACGATGGAAAGTTATTGCAAAGCGATGCACTTCATCTTGTATACGTTGAATCAAATAAAACTCTTGGCTATTTCTTTCAAGCGGTACTGTTTGGACAGGATCACCAACAATTAGTTCAGATGTGCGGTGTTTATCATCTTTAACCATTCCTGCAACCGGAACTTCGATTCCAAGCTCATTTTCTAAAACATCTTGAACTGCGGCTAAATGCCCTTTGCCACCGTCAACTAAAATTAAATCTGGAAATGGCATATTTTCCTTTAATACACGAGTGTATCTCCTTCTTACTACCTCGCGCATAGAATCATAATCATCTGGCCCAAAGACTGATTTTATTTTGTACTTTCGATACTCTTTCTTTTCTGGCTTCCCATCAATAAAAACAACCATTGCAGATACAGGATCCGTCCCTTGAATATTTGAATTATCAAAGGCCTCTATACGGTGAGGAGTTTCAATCCTCAATTGTGTACCTAAGTTTTCTACTGCCTTTATTGTTCTTTCTTCATCACGTTCGATAAGTGAAAACTTCTCTTGTAAAGCAAGCTTCGCATTTTTCTTTGCTAAATCAAGCAGTTCTTTCTTTTGTCCACGTTTTGGTTGTAAAACCTGTACTTGTAATAACTGTTCAACTAACTGTTTATCAATATCATTTGGAAGCAATATTTGCTTTGGGATAAAATGCTCTGTTTTCGAATAAAATTGCCCTAAATATGTTAAAAAGTCTTCAGTCGGCTCATTGTAAAAAGGAAATATCGACACGTCTCGCTCAATCATCTTTCCTTGACGAATAAAAAATACTTGTACACACATCCATCCTTTATCAAAAGAGTAGCCAAAGACATCACGGTCAACTAAATCCTTCATTGTTATTTTTTGTTTTTCCATCGTTGTTTCAATATGTGTAATTTGATCACGGTATTCTTTAGCCCGCTCAAAATCTAGCTCTTCCGATGCCTTTAGCATTTTTGAAGTTAGCTCTTTTTTTGTTTGTTTATACCCACCATTTAAAAATCGAACGATTTGTTCGACCATTTCTTTGTTTTGCTCTTCAGTCACTTCATTCACACAAGGAGCTAGGCATTGTCCCATATGATAATATAGGCAAACTCGGTCTGGGAGCGTTGAGCATTTGCGGAGAGGGTACATACGATCCAATAGTTTTTTCGTTTCGTTCGCAGCTTGAACATTTGGGTATGGCCCAAAATATTTGCCTTTATCTTTTTTGACCTTCCTCGTAATAAGTAGACGTGGGTGAGTATCTGCAGTGACTTTAATGTAAGGATACGTTTTATCATCCTTTAACATAATATTATATTTTGGATCAAACTTTTTAATTAAATTAATTTCAAGAATTAAAGCTTCTATATTTGAAGATGTCACGATATATTCAAAATCAACAATTTCATTTACTAGCCGTAACGTCTTTCCATCATGAGAGCCTGTAAAGTAAGACCTGACACGATTCCTAAGAACTTTCGCCTTCCCTACATAGATGAC
This window of the Bacillus sp. SM2101 genome carries:
- the uvrC gene encoding excinuclease ABC subunit UvrC, with translation MSDHLKEKISIVPEHPGCYLMKDKHGTVIYVGKAKVLRNRVRSYFTGSHDGKTLRLVNEIVDFEYIVTSSNIEALILEINLIKKFDPKYNIMLKDDKTYPYIKVTADTHPRLLITRKVKKDKGKYFGPYPNVQAANETKKLLDRMYPLRKCSTLPDRVCLYYHMGQCLAPCVNEVTEEQNKEMVEQIVRFLNGGYKQTKKELTSKMLKASEELDFERAKEYRDQITHIETTMEKQKITMKDLVDRDVFGYSFDKGWMCVQVFFIRQGKMIERDVSIFPFYNEPTEDFLTYLGQFYSKTEHFIPKQILLPNDIDKQLVEQLLQVQVLQPKRGQKKELLDLAKKNAKLALQEKFSLIERDEERTIKAVENLGTQLRIETPHRIEAFDNSNIQGTDPVSAMVVFIDGKPEKKEYRKYKIKSVFGPDDYDSMREVVRRRYTRVLKENMPFPDLILVDGGKGHLAAVQDVLENELGIEVPVAGMVKDDKHRTSELIVGDPVQTVPLERNSQEFYLIQRIQDEVHRFAITFHRQIRSKSVFKSILDDIPGVGEKRKKALLKHFGSIKKLKEATVEDLQKAQIPINVAKEIYNKMNDKE
- a CDS encoding succinate dehydrogenase cytochrome b558 subunit; amino-acid sequence: MENNREFFYRRLHSLLGVIPVGIFLIQHLTVNYFATRGPEAFNKAAHFMEGLPYRYVLEAFVIFLPILFHAIYGLYIAFTAKNNVSNYSFFRNWMFLLQRISGVITLIFITWHVYQTRVQAAFGAEVNYDMMANILESPIMLGFYIVGVISTIFHFANGLWSFLVSWGITVTPRSQQISTYVTIGVFVALSYVGIRTILAFT
- the sdhA gene encoding succinate dehydrogenase flavoprotein subunit produces the protein MSNGKIIVVGGGLAGLMATIKAAEAGVAVDLFSLVPVKRSHSVCAQGGINGAVNTKGEGDSPWEHFDDTVYGGDFLANQPPVKAMCDAAPGIIHLLDRMGVMFNRTPEGLLDFRRFGGTQHHRTAFAGATTGQQLLYALDEQVRRHEVSGLVTKYEGWEFLGSVIDDDGTCRGIVGQDLKTMDIKSFKADAVILATGGPGIIFGKSTNSVINTGSAASIVYQQGVSYANGEFIQIHPTAIPGDDKLRLMSESARGEGGRVWTYKDGKPWYFLEEKYPAYGNLVPRDIATREIFHVCVDLKLGINGENMVYLDLSHKDPKELDVKLGGIIEIYEKFMGDDPRKLPMKIFPAVHYSMGGLWVDYNQMTNVPGLFAAGECDYSQHGANRLGANSLLSAIYGGMVAGPKAVEYINGLEKSAEDISSTLFESFEKQETEKWNNILNLDGNENAYILHKELGEWMTDNVTVVRHNDKLLKTDEKIQELIERFDNININDTAKWSNQGASFTRQLQNMLQLSRVVTIGAYNRNESRGAHYKPDFPDRNDEEWLKTTMAKFVDHKSAPEFSYEDVDVSLIEPRKRDYTKKKKGEK
- a CDS encoding YslB family protein yields the protein MKDLIYTEEHTEENNTSVPAFGLEIYREHVLPNIFRKELSFIMYLSGKDLARKFPCNNIDEIISFFHEAGWGNLSTVKETKNELHLELNGHLVEKRLSSDNITFQLEAGFLAEQIQGQKQMITEAYEQQKPRSKKVIFTVKWDRLDIISS